In a single window of the Aridibaculum aurantiacum genome:
- a CDS encoding DMT family transporter, giving the protein MAWFILIIAGLFEVGFTTCLGKAKETTGLTSNLWMCGFLVSLTLSMVLLYKATRVLPLGTSYAVWTGIGAVGTVLVGIFFFNEPTNFWRLFFITTLIASIVGLKFVAGS; this is encoded by the coding sequence ATGGCCTGGTTCATACTTATAATAGCAGGACTTTTTGAAGTAGGATTTACCACTTGCCTGGGTAAAGCAAAAGAAACTACTGGCCTCACATCCAATCTTTGGATGTGTGGCTTTTTGGTGAGCTTAACGCTCAGCATGGTGTTGTTGTACAAGGCTACCCGCGTTTTACCACTAGGTACATCTTATGCTGTTTGGACAGGTATTGGAGCTGTAGGAACCGTGTTGGTGGGCATCTTCTTTTTCAACGAGCCGACCAACTTTTGGCGGTTGTTCTTTATAACAACACTTATTGCATCTATTGTAGGACTGAAGTTTGTGGCTGGCAGTTAA
- a CDS encoding M20/M25/M40 family metallo-hydrolase — protein MKKLLFLLVLIGCINSSDAQSKKQRKAAIEAEQRAQQLLLLQLRAHVAFLSDDKLEGRSTGSEGERLAMEYISNQFKSIGLQPKGTQGYVQAFVVEEGKKVDAATRLSINDNLLQLNKEYIPLAYSATTAVSGMPSIALRERGVPWFLDVKSWLEANKNNPHYNIDEAIRTEAAKFAAKGATALFVYNSGNAVDNIRFNGKENAAAATIPIVYITADGYKKYLKDPSAMLDIEMQVAFNQRDRKGHNVLGYIDNSAPSTVVIGAHYDHLGWGEDGGGLDTGRIVHNGADDNASGTAAMIEIARLLAQSKLKANNYLFIAFSGEELGLIGSKYWLDNRTINTPINYMVNLDMVGRYDSDKKLSIGGVGTSPAWSELLAGIADNTLAIKFDSTGSGPSDHAAFYRKNIPVLFFFTGTHTDYHRSSDDADKVNYDGQAKVVRYIHKLVEASQAKGQLAFQKTAEPQVAAIKYSVSLGVIPDYSYAQGGLKIDGVSPKKLASKLGLQAGDVLTYLGAYKIDDIQTYMQALAGFKNGDKTTLRIKRGKEEKEFAVEF, from the coding sequence ATGAAGAAACTCCTGTTTTTACTGGTCCTTATTGGGTGTATTAATTCTTCTGATGCTCAATCTAAGAAACAAAGAAAGGCAGCTATTGAAGCAGAGCAACGTGCGCAGCAGTTGTTGCTACTACAGTTACGTGCTCATGTGGCGTTTCTATCCGACGATAAATTGGAAGGCAGGTCTACAGGATCAGAAGGTGAGCGATTGGCAATGGAGTACATCAGCAACCAGTTTAAGAGCATTGGATTGCAGCCAAAAGGAACGCAGGGTTATGTTCAAGCTTTTGTAGTAGAAGAGGGAAAGAAAGTAGATGCAGCAACACGTTTATCTATCAATGATAACCTGCTGCAGTTAAATAAAGAATATATACCCCTCGCTTATTCTGCCACCACGGCTGTATCTGGTATGCCATCTATAGCACTGCGCGAAAGAGGAGTGCCCTGGTTTTTAGATGTGAAGTCATGGCTGGAGGCAAATAAGAACAATCCGCATTACAATATTGATGAAGCTATACGCACTGAAGCAGCAAAGTTTGCTGCCAAAGGTGCCACTGCATTGTTCGTGTATAATTCCGGAAATGCGGTAGACAATATCCGTTTCAATGGAAAAGAAAATGCGGCAGCTGCTACCATTCCTATTGTATACATTACTGCAGATGGATATAAGAAATACCTGAAGGATCCGTCGGCTATGCTTGATATAGAAATGCAGGTTGCCTTCAACCAGAGAGACAGAAAAGGCCACAACGTACTAGGTTATATTGATAACAGTGCACCATCTACAGTTGTCATTGGTGCACATTACGACCACCTTGGCTGGGGCGAAGATGGTGGTGGTTTGGATACAGGAAGAATAGTGCACAATGGCGCCGACGACAATGCAAGTGGCACAGCTGCAATGATAGAGATCGCAAGGCTGCTGGCACAGTCAAAACTTAAAGCCAATAACTACCTGTTCATTGCTTTTAGTGGTGAAGAACTGGGATTGATAGGAAGTAAATACTGGCTGGATAACCGCACCATCAACACGCCTATTAATTACATGGTAAACCTGGACATGGTTGGCAGGTACGACAGCGATAAGAAACTATCTATCGGAGGCGTGGGTACTTCTCCTGCATGGAGTGAGCTACTGGCTGGCATTGCTGATAATACTCTAGCTATTAAATTCGACAGTACCGGCAGCGGTCCTAGTGATCACGCGGCATTTTATAGAAAAAATATCCCTGTCTTGTTTTTCTTTACCGGCACCCATACCGACTATCACAGGTCATCAGACGATGCGGATAAAGTGAACTACGACGGCCAGGCTAAGGTCGTTCGTTACATTCACAAACTGGTAGAAGCATCGCAGGCTAAAGGACAATTGGCTTTTCAAAAGACTGCAGAACCACAGGTGGCTGCTATAAAATATTCAGTAAGCCTTGGTGTTATTCCTGATTATAGCTACGCACAAGGCGGATTGAAGATAGATGGCGTTAGCCCGAAGAAGCTGGCTTCAAAACTGGGCCTGCAGGCGGGAGACGTACTCACTTATTTAGGAGCATATAAAATAGATGATATTCAAACGTATATGCAGGCGCTGGCCGGTTTTAAGAACGGTGATAAAACAACCCTAAGAATAAAAAGAGGTAAAGAAGAGAAAGAGTTCGCCGTGGAGTTCTAA
- a CDS encoding IPExxxVDY family protein encodes MKLQLDNKALTDDFFADTHLLGIMAPIRNYLFAWQLNNHLGFQFRLNTDIDKQLRRKERQYFFSVYQHVENTFLSYYLYHNHCDGESLLPEFKHMDYLWLIKGDEVNYEDLQQLINSLKSLSSVQMVAELNNELIKNKQHLVF; translated from the coding sequence ATGAAACTGCAACTAGATAATAAAGCTTTAACGGACGACTTTTTTGCTGATACACATTTGCTTGGTATTATGGCGCCTATCCGCAATTACCTCTTTGCATGGCAGCTAAATAATCATCTTGGTTTCCAGTTTCGGTTAAATACAGATATTGATAAACAACTTCGCCGGAAGGAAAGGCAGTATTTCTTTTCTGTTTACCAGCACGTAGAAAATACATTCCTTAGTTACTACCTCTATCACAATCATTGCGATGGTGAATCATTGCTGCCAGAGTTTAAGCACATGGATTACCTGTGGTTGATAAAAGGCGATGAAGTGAATTATGAAGATCTGCAACAGCTTATCAATTCATTAAAATCTTTATCAAGCGTGCAAATGGTTGCCGAGCTGAATAACGAATTAATCAAGAATAAGCAGCACCTGGTTTTTTAA
- the feoB gene encoding ferrous iron transport protein B, with translation MRHSEYNIALVGNPNSGKSSLFNSLTGLNQKVGNFPGVTVDKKTGTAILEPGFTAQIIDLPGSYSLYPRRADEWVSYKVLMNADGGKAPDMVVLVADASNLKRNLLFCSQMIDLKIPVVVALTMVDLANKKGIQIDLQELERELGVPVVSINPRKNKGIKELKKALVQTARQQYKAPSRDFIGIKKLAEHAITDVQKLVPGLSDYAAVHYLINHEQFPLPNQLQEKIESVEAKHKFSPTRLQAEEIMQRYGRIRQIMQQSVVEEDPLQKKIFTEKLDNLLLHRVWGYVILFAVLFLLFQSIFWLAQYPMYAIEWLFATTSGWLGESMSESWFSDLLINGVLAGLSGILVFIPQIMILFGLITVLEDSGYMARISFLTDRIMRKAGLNGKSVMPMISGFACAVPAIMSARSIENRKERLLTILVTPLMSCSARLPVFTILISLVIPNKFYLGFLSLQGLVMMALYLLGTVMALLVAYVLKWLVNIKERSFFILELPTYREPRWKNVGVTMVEKAKIFVRDAGKIIMVISLLLWFLSSYGPGEKMHELAVKYEQLEKQPGISAEEVERAYKSEKLEHSYAGLLGRSIEPAITPLGFDWKIGIALISSFAAREVFVGTMATIYSVEESDDSTPLREKMQSATRTDGSKVYTLATGISLMVFYVLAMQCMSTLAVVKRETRTWKWPIIQLLYMTVLAYLTSWLAYNLFS, from the coding sequence ATGCGGCATTCCGAGTATAACATAGCACTAGTAGGCAACCCTAATAGCGGAAAATCATCCCTCTTTAACTCCCTTACCGGGCTTAATCAAAAGGTTGGAAATTTTCCGGGTGTTACTGTTGATAAAAAAACAGGAACAGCCATTCTTGAACCAGGCTTCACCGCGCAAATCATAGATCTTCCCGGCAGTTATAGCTTATATCCGCGTCGTGCAGACGAATGGGTATCGTACAAAGTTTTGATGAATGCTGACGGAGGAAAGGCTCCTGATATGGTGGTGCTGGTAGCAGACGCCAGCAACCTGAAGCGTAACCTGCTTTTTTGCAGCCAGATGATCGACCTGAAGATACCGGTAGTGGTAGCGCTCACCATGGTGGACCTGGCAAATAAGAAAGGCATTCAGATAGACCTGCAGGAGTTAGAGCGTGAACTTGGTGTGCCTGTTGTTTCTATAAACCCGCGAAAAAATAAAGGAATAAAAGAGCTGAAGAAAGCGTTAGTGCAAACTGCGCGTCAGCAATATAAAGCTCCTTCCCGCGATTTTATTGGAATTAAGAAACTGGCAGAACATGCCATCACCGATGTACAAAAGTTGGTTCCGGGGCTGAGCGATTATGCGGCTGTTCACTACCTCATCAACCACGAACAGTTCCCGTTGCCAAATCAATTGCAGGAAAAGATAGAAAGCGTAGAAGCTAAACACAAGTTTAGTCCAACCCGCCTGCAAGCCGAAGAGATCATGCAGCGTTATGGTCGCATCAGGCAGATCATGCAGCAAAGTGTAGTAGAGGAAGACCCGCTTCAAAAAAAGATCTTTACCGAAAAGCTTGATAACCTGCTTCTGCACCGTGTGTGGGGTTATGTTATACTATTTGCAGTTTTATTCCTTCTTTTCCAAAGCATATTTTGGCTGGCGCAATATCCTATGTATGCCATAGAATGGCTCTTTGCTACCACCAGCGGATGGTTGGGTGAAAGCATGAGTGAGTCATGGTTCAGCGACCTGTTGATAAATGGTGTGCTCGCAGGGCTTAGTGGCATTCTTGTATTCATTCCGCAGATCATGATACTCTTTGGACTGATCACTGTACTGGAGGATTCGGGTTATATGGCGCGTATCAGTTTTCTTACGGATAGGATCATGCGCAAAGCCGGTTTGAACGGCAAGAGCGTGATGCCTATGATAAGTGGTTTTGCCTGCGCGGTTCCCGCCATCATGAGTGCACGAAGCATTGAAAACAGGAAGGAACGGCTGCTTACCATACTGGTAACACCGCTCATGAGTTGCAGTGCACGTTTACCCGTATTTACTATTCTTATCAGTCTTGTTATTCCCAATAAATTTTACCTGGGCTTCCTAAGCTTACAAGGTTTGGTAATGATGGCGCTATACCTGCTGGGAACGGTGATGGCGCTGTTGGTAGCATACGTACTAAAATGGCTTGTAAACATTAAAGAGCGCAGCTTCTTTATTCTTGAGCTGCCTACCTACCGTGAGCCTCGTTGGAAGAACGTAGGTGTAACCATGGTAGAGAAGGCCAAGATCTTCGTTCGCGATGCAGGAAAGATCATCATGGTGATAAGCCTGCTGCTATGGTTTTTGAGCAGCTACGGTCCTGGCGAAAAAATGCATGAGCTGGCGGTGAAATATGAACAACTGGAGAAGCAGCCGGGCATCAGTGCTGAAGAAGTGGAGCGTGCCTACAAAAGCGAAAAGCTTGAACATAGTTACGCCGGCTTATTAGGCAGAAGCATTGAGCCAGCCATCACTCCGCTTGGTTTTGATTGGAAGATTGGTATCGCCCTTATTAGCTCTTTTGCTGCAAGGGAAGTTTTTGTGGGTACAATGGCTACCATTTATTCTGTAGAAGAAAGTGACGATAGCACGCCGCTTCGCGAAAAGATGCAATCCGCCACCCGTACCGACGGCAGCAAGGTTTATACTCTCGCCACAGGTATTAGCCTGATGGTATTTTATGTTTTGGCCATGCAATGTATGAGTACATTAGCTGTGGTAAAAAGAGAAACACGCACCTGGAAATGGCCTATCATCCAGTTGCTTTATATGACTGTGTTGGCTTACCTCACCAGCTGGCTGGCTTACAACCTTTTTAGCTAA
- a CDS encoding 4a-hydroxytetrahydrobiopterin dehydratase translates to MWTENNNQLYRQFTFKDFSEAFAFMTRVAIEAEKANHHPLWTNVYNKVEIWLSTHDAGGVVTEKDHQLAAQIDKLL, encoded by the coding sequence ATGTGGACAGAAAATAACAACCAGCTTTACCGGCAGTTTACCTTTAAAGACTTCAGCGAAGCATTTGCTTTTATGACACGTGTGGCCATAGAGGCAGAGAAAGCTAACCATCACCCGCTATGGACAAACGTTTACAACAAAGTTGAGATTTGGCTAAGCACACATGATGCAGGTGGAGTGGTAACAGAAAAAGATCATCAGCTGGCTGCGCAAATAGATAAGCTGCTTTAA
- the selD gene encoding selenide, water dikinase SelD, whose protein sequence is MKEEIRLTEFSHGAGCGCKIAPQVLEDILKSESAIPSFSNLLVGNESRDDAAVYDLGNGTAVISTTDFFMPIVDDAFDFGRIASANAISDVYAMGGTPLMAVALLGWPVNDLPPSLAQQVLEGARAICAQAGIPLAGGHSIDTKEPMFGLAVTGTVKLEQLKKNNTAQEGDVLFLTKALGVGVLSTAQKRKVLQPEHQPQMIEQLAALNKIGEALGKIPGVHAMTDVTGFGLAGHLVELAGGSNLSADLYYGKIKQLEGVAGYISHRVVPDSTFRNWNSYSSKIGFGKGVNVMEAFSLLPDPQTNGGLLVAVSPGSAGEVAELLKSSGLEAFAEPIGVLTAAGEKVITVKA, encoded by the coding sequence ATGAAAGAAGAAATAAGGCTGACGGAGTTTTCGCATGGTGCCGGGTGCGGTTGCAAAATTGCGCCGCAGGTTTTAGAAGATATCCTGAAAAGTGAATCCGCTATTCCGTCATTCAGCAATTTGTTGGTTGGAAACGAAAGCCGTGATGATGCCGCAGTGTATGATCTTGGAAATGGTACTGCAGTTATCAGCACCACCGACTTCTTCATGCCTATAGTAGATGATGCTTTTGATTTTGGAAGAATAGCATCGGCCAATGCCATCAGCGATGTGTATGCAATGGGTGGCACTCCCCTTATGGCTGTAGCACTGCTTGGGTGGCCGGTAAATGATCTGCCTCCATCGCTGGCTCAGCAAGTACTGGAAGGTGCAAGAGCTATCTGTGCACAGGCCGGCATCCCACTTGCCGGTGGACATAGCATTGATACCAAAGAACCTATGTTTGGGCTTGCTGTAACGGGTACAGTAAAGCTGGAACAGTTAAAGAAAAACAATACAGCACAGGAAGGTGACGTGCTTTTTCTTACCAAGGCTTTGGGAGTGGGCGTATTAAGTACGGCGCAAAAAAGAAAAGTTCTTCAACCGGAACACCAGCCACAGATGATTGAACAACTGGCTGCACTTAATAAAATAGGTGAAGCACTTGGGAAAATACCAGGAGTACACGCCATGACAGATGTTACTGGTTTTGGCCTTGCTGGTCACCTGGTAGAACTGGCGGGGGGAAGCAATCTAAGCGCTGATTTGTACTATGGCAAGATCAAACAATTGGAAGGTGTAGCAGGCTACATAAGCCACCGCGTGGTGCCTGACTCTACTTTTAGAAACTGGAACAGCTATAGCAGTAAGATAGGTTTTGGCAAAGGCGTTAATGTTATGGAAGCCTTCAGCCTGTTGCCTGACCCTCAAACTAATGGTGGTTTACTGGTGGCCGTTTCGCCAGGAAGCGCAGGTGAAGTAGCTGAGTTATTGAAAAGCAGTGGTCTTGAAGCATTTGCCGAACCTATAGGTGTATTAACTGCTGCAGGCGAAAAAGTAATAACTGTAAAAGCATAA
- a CDS encoding phosphatase PAP2 family protein, whose amino-acid sequence MIKKVRHTVRSGISRAWAKVTLMSVEIIVILIAFFVSLFAFVFIARMIFWKEKDGFDNRISAYFNSLISDSTTDVMQFFTVFGNHDFLIPANLLLIVYFLFIRRHKWYSIKVPVISIGSLLIMSILKNLFGRQRPLAPLMKEAKGLSFPSGHAMMSMAFYGLIIYIIWENVKTPWLRITLVVLLLITIFMIGISRIYLNVHYASDVVAGFSLGLVWLVISIYMLNRMERISKKEIDLVVEQEVRS is encoded by the coding sequence TTGATTAAGAAAGTAAGACATACAGTACGTTCCGGTATAAGCAGGGCATGGGCAAAGGTGACATTGATGTCGGTTGAGATCATTGTTATTCTTATTGCTTTTTTTGTTTCATTATTTGCTTTTGTTTTCATAGCCCGTATGATATTCTGGAAGGAGAAAGATGGCTTTGATAATCGTATATCTGCTTATTTCAATTCGCTAATTAGCGACTCAACTACCGATGTAATGCAGTTCTTCACTGTATTTGGAAATCATGATTTTCTTATTCCTGCTAACCTGTTGCTTATTGTTTATTTTCTATTTATCAGAAGGCATAAATGGTATTCAATCAAAGTTCCTGTTATTTCAATAGGAAGCTTGCTGATAATGAGTATCCTTAAAAATCTTTTTGGTAGGCAACGTCCGTTAGCACCATTGATGAAGGAAGCTAAGGGTTTAAGTTTTCCCAGCGGGCATGCAATGATGAGTATGGCGTTTTATGGTCTTATCATCTATATCATTTGGGAGAATGTGAAAACGCCATGGCTCCGTATAACACTGGTGGTTTTACTTTTAATAACCATCTTCATGATCGGTATCAGTCGCATTTACCTGAATGTTCATTATGCCAGCGATGTGGTTGCAGGCTTCTCTCTTGGATTGGTATGGCTGGTTATTTCTATCTACATGCTTAATCGCATGGAGCGTATAAGCAAGAAAGAGATTGACCTGGTGGTAGAGCAGGAGGTGAGGTCTTAG